One window of Opisthocomus hoazin isolate bOpiHoa1 chromosome 15, bOpiHoa1.hap1, whole genome shotgun sequence genomic DNA carries:
- the ARPC1A gene encoding actin-related protein 2/3 complex subunit 1A, whose translation MSLHQFLLEPITCHAWNRDRTQIAISPNNHEVHIYKKSGNQWVKAHELKEHNGHITGIDWAPKSDRIVTCGADRNAYVWSQKDGVWKPTLVILRINRAATFVKWSPLENKFAVGSGARLISVCYFESENDWWVSKHIKKPIRSTVLSLDWHPNNVLLAAGSCDFKCRVFSAYIKEVDEKPASTPWGSKMPFGQLMSEFGGAGSGGWVHSVSFSASGNRLAWVSHDSTVSVADASKNMMVSQLKTEFLPLLSVSFVSENSVVAAGHDCCPMLFNCDDRGLLTFVSKLDIPKQSIQRNISAMERFRNMDKRATTEDRNTTLETLHQNSITQVSIYEIDKRDCRKFCTTGIDGAMTIWDFKTLESSIQGLRIM comes from the exons ATGTCTCTGCATCAGTTTTTACTAGAGCCAATCACCTGCCATGCGTGGAACAGAGACCGTACTC AGATTGCCATTAGCCCTAATAATCATGAAGTCCACATCTACAAGAAGAGCGGGAACCAGTGGGTAAAGGCTCATGAGCTGAAGGAACACAATGGACACATTACAG GTATTGACTGGGCTCCCAAAAGCGATCGCATTGTAACTTGCGGTGCAGACCGTAACGCCTATGTCTGGAGTCAGAAAGATGGCGTGTGGAAACCAACCCTTGTGATCCTGAGAATTAATCGTGCAGCCACCTTTGTGAAATGGTCTCCCTTGGAGAATAAATTTGCTGTGGGAAGTGGAGCTCGACTTATATCTGTGTGCTACTTTGAGTCTGAAAATGACTG gtgGGTGAGCAAACACATTAAAAAGCCTATTCGTTCCACTGTCCTTAGCCTGGACTGGCACCCCAACAATGTTTTGCTGGCTGCGGGATCCTGTGACTTCAAGTGCAG GGTGTTTTCTGCGTACATTAAGGAAGTGGATGAAAAACCAGCCAGTACACCATGGGGCTCCAAAATGCCTTTTGGGCAGCTGATGTCAGAGTTTGGGGGTGCTGGAAGCGGCGGATGGGTGCATAGTGTCAGTTTTTCTGCCAGTGGTAACCGCCTAGCCTGGGTCAGCCACGATAGTACTGTGTCAGTTGCTGATGCCTCAAAAAACATGAT GGTTTCGCAGCTGAAAACAGAGTTCCTCCCACTCCTGAGTGTGTCGTTTGTCTCTGAGAACAGTGTGGTGGCAGCT GGCCATGACTGCTGCCCGATGCTCTTTAACTGTGATGACCGTGGCTTGCTGACCTTCGTTTCCAAATTAGACATTCCAAAACAGAGCATCCAGCGCAATATTTCTGCTATGGAACGCTTCCGAAACATGGATAAAAGAGCCACTACAGAAGATCGTAACACTACCCTGGAGACACTGCACCAAAACAGTATAAC CCAAGTGTCTATTTATGAGATAGACAAACGAGATTGCCGTAAATTCTGCACCACCGGCATTGATGGGGCAATGACCATCTGGGATTTCAAG ACCTTGGAGTCCTCTATTCAAGGTCTACGAATCATGTAA